The DNA segment GATTCACTGTCCTGGGGGATCGTCCCCGGCACGCGCCAGCGGCTGCCGTTCCCGGTGCGCTGGCCGGGCCGCCTGGAACTGGCACTGAATGCCGACGGCGGCACGCCGGTGCGCATCATCGAAGACTGCCTGAACGGCCGCCGCACGGTCTGGGATGATCCCTTCAAGCCCGGGCGCAACGGGCTGCAGGGGCTGGCGCAGCGTATCGAGATCCACTCCCCGCTGGCGCTGGTGGTCTTGATGCTCGGCAACAACGATTTCCAGTCGATGCATCCGCACAATGCCTGGCACGCCGCCCAGGGCATCGGCACCCTGGTGCAGGCAATCCGCACCGCGCCGATCGAACCGGGCATGCCGGTGCCGCCGGTGCTGGTAGTAGTGCCGCCGCCGATCCGCACGCCGCGGGGGCCGCTGGCGCCCAAGTTCGCCGGTGGCGAGCACAAATGGACCGGCCTGCCGCAAGCGGTTGCCGAGGTCTGTGCACAACTGGACTGCCCGATGTTCGATGCTGGCTCGCTCATCCAGAGCAGCGCCGTCGACGGCGTGCACCTCGACGCGGAGGCGCATCTGGCGCTTGGCGACGCGTTGGTCGCGGTCGTGCGCGAACTGCTGCCGCGCTGACCAATACGCCTGTCGGCATCCCAGCTGCGGCCGGCCGAAACATCACTCCTGACAGCAGTTGTCAGGAGGGCCGGCGCACAATGCGGCCGCTCTCACACGGAACGCCGCAAGGAGGCTGTCATGGAGTTGCTGATCAATATCGATGTCGACGACCTCGCGCGTGGCATCGCCTTTTACGAGCAAGGCCTGGGATTGAAGCTGCAACGCCGCTTGTTCGACGGCACCGTCGCAGAAATGCTGGGCGGCAATACCCCGATCTATTTGCTCGCCAAACCCGCCGGCACCCGCCCCACCAGCCGTTCCGATACCCGTCGCGATTACCGCCGGCACTGGACGCCGGTGCATCTCGACTTTGTCGTGGCCGACCTCGAAGCCGCAATTGAACGGGCGCTGGAAGCGGGCGCCGAGATCGAGGATTGGCCGCAGGATTTCGACTGGGGCAGGCAGGCCACCCTGTCGGATCCGTTTGGGCATGGGCTTTGTTTTATTGAGTGGAGGGGGGAGGGGTATGGAGCTGTAACCGGCTGAGGCCAACCTGCTGGGTTTCGGAAAAGTCGCCTGTCCGAGACCAAGCCCCGATGTCACATTCCCCTTCAGGCTTGCGCGGCCTATCCTTGACCCCGGCGACGTTATAACATTGTGCTACTTATCGCCGCAGCGATAGTGACAAGGACAGGCAATGAAAGCGACGATCCGAAAAATGGGCAACTCACAGGGGGTCCTGATCCCCAAGGCAATCCTGGCGCAACTGGGCCTGGAGGATGAAGTGGAAATGGATATCGTGAACGACACGCTGGTGATTCGGCGGCCGAGAAATACGCCACGCGAAGGCTGGGCCGAAGCGAGCCGCGCCATTGCCGAAGCCGGTGACGATGTGCTGGTTCTGGGCGAATTTCCCAACGCGGACGATGCGGAGCTGAAATGGTAGTGCGGGGTGAGGTCTGGCTTGTAGCCCTTGACCCAGCCGTAGGCAGCGAAATCAGGAAGGCGCGCCCGTGCGTCGTCGTCTCGCCGCCGGAGATGCATGACTACCTGCGAACAGTCACCGTTGCTCCCATGACTTCCGGTAGCCGGCCCGCACCCTTCCGGGTCGGCGTGACGTTCCAGCGCAGGCACGGGCTGATTCTCCTCGACCAGATTCGTGCCGTCGACAAATCTCGACTGATAAAGCGGGCTGGGGAACTCAATGAGAACACCCTGCGCGAAACCCTTCGCGTCTTGCGCGAGTGCTTCGCCGACCAGAACTGAAGCGGCAATTTATGCCGTCGAATCAGCCTACCCCGACTTCATAAGCATATGAAAAAGAAATAGACGCCAGATCTGTTCCCGCCGTTCCATTTACACGCAATTGCGCTAATCTGTGGCCTCGCTGGCGCAGGCGATCCCTGCCAAGGCGCAACTGTCTCACTCGCCACACAATCAAAAAACTACAGAACTCCTATGCGCAGCACGTCCCTTATCAAGCGCCTGGCGGTTGCCGTCTCCGCAATCGGCTTTATCGCCGCCGGCAGCGCCTCGGCCCAGGAACAGACCATCCGCGTCGGCACCGTCAGCGGCCCGGACGCCGAAGTCTGGCAAGTCGTCCAGAAGGTTGCCAAGCGCAACGGCCTGAACGTCAAGGTCGTGGAATTCAACGACTACGTGCAGCCTAATGCCGCACTGGACGCCGGCGACCTGGATGCCAACAGCTTCCAGCACCAGCCCTACCTGGACAGCCAGGTCAAGCAGCGTGGCTACAAGATGCAAAGCGTCGGCTACACCTATATCTCTCCGCTGGGCATCTACTCGAAGAACCTGAAGTCGCCCAAGGACCTGCCGCAAGGCGCCAAGGTGGCCGTGCCCAACGACCCGTCCAATGAGAACCGTGCGCTGTTGCTGCTGCAGTCGCAGGGCGTGATCAAGCTCAAGGCCGGCGCCGGCACCAATGGCAACAACGCCACGCCGCTGGACGTGGCCGAGAACCCCAGGAAGCTGAAGATCGTGGAACTGGACGCCGCCCAGCTGGCGCGCGCCCTGCCCGATGTCGGCGCCGCGGTGATCAACACCAACTACGCGCTGGCCGCCGGCCTGCAGCCGACCAAGGATGCGATCGCGCTGGAAGACATCCACAGCCCGTACGCCAATATCATCGTGGTGCGCACGCAGGACAAGGACAAGCCGTGGGTCAAGAAGCTGGTCGCTGCCTACCAGTCGGAAGACGTGCGCCAGTTCATGAAGGCCCAGTTCAAGGGCGCGATGGTGCCGTCGTTCTGATCGGACCCATCCAGCCACTGCAAAGTCGCGCTTGCAAATTCCGTCGCCTTCGGTAGAATGCGGCGCTCACCTTGCCCAGGTGGCGGAATTGGTAGACGCACTAGGTTCAGGTCCTAGCGGTGGCAACACTGTGGAGGTTCGAGTCCTCTCCTGGGCACCAAGGTTTTAAAGCGAGAAGCCCGCACGAAAGTGCGGGCTTTTTGTTTTTCCGAACCGTCCAGTCAATCCACCGGGGATCAGGGCTTCGCGACTTGCCCGAGCACTGGCGGCGCCGGGGGCGGCAACGGCGTGGCGACCGGCTCCAATCCGGTTGTCCGTACGATCGTGGCCGCTGCGGGTGAAGCCAGGAACCGCACAAACCGCGCGACCGCCGCGGTCTGCCGACCGGCGGCCGTTCCGGCGGAGAAGAACACCGCCTGCTGCAGTTCGGCGGGCAACGCCCCGACAAAATCCAGTTCCTTGAACGGCAGCAACTCGCTGATCTGCTGGAACCCGATTTCCGCATCGCCGCGCGCCACCACCGTGCCGACGCGCTCGCTGTAGATCTTGCGGGCTTTGTCCTTGACCTGGTCCGCCACGCCAAGCCGGTGGAACAACTCGGTGGAGAGATAGGTGCCACTGGCACTGGCGGAGTACGCAATCGACTTCGCGTCGAGCAAGGTCCGCTTCAGTGCCTCGGGCGTGCTGATATCCGGCTTCGGCGTGCCCTTGCGGACCGACATGCCGATCAGCGACCGGGCCAGGTCCACCCTGCTCCCGTTCGCCACCTTCCCTTCGGCGATCAGCTTGTCAAGGCCGGAGTCCGCAAGGATCACCACATCGAACGTCTCGCCGCGGGCAAGCCGGCTGGGAATGGAATCCGGGGCGTTGCCCATCGAAGCGCCATAGGCGGTGATGACCCGGTCCTGCGTAGCGGCCTCATACAGCGGCACCAGTTGCTGGTACGCAGCGGTGAAGCCGCCTGAGGTAATCACGCGGATATCGTCGGCCCAGGCCGGGCCGGCCAGCCATACCAGCAGAACGAAAGCGGCCTTCCTGGCGGCCATTGCGGTCAGGTACATGTGGTCTCCATGATCATGTTGCCGGCGTACGGTGCCGCCAGTCAGTCTTCTTTCATGTTGGCAGCGCGCGCGATCGGGCCGAGGCGCGCTTTCTCGTCTGCCAGGAAACCTGGTGTGTCCGCCCAGGTTTGTGCGCGCCGAACCGCCCCGCAGGGCGCAATGTTCGGCCATTGCAAGCGTACGTCCGTACCACTAATCTGTGAATTGCAACGTTCTGATGGATTCATGCATGTCACGCATCAATTTCGCACTGGAGGACTTGCAGGCCTTTGTCGCCACGGCGGACAAGGGCAGCTTCCGGATGGCGGCCGAAACGCTCCATATCTCGCAGCCCGCGCTGAGCCGCAGGATCGACAAGCTGGAAAAGACGCTCGGCTCGCGCTTGCTGGAGCGCACCACCCGGCGCGTGGAAACGACCGCAATCGGCAAGCAGTTCCTGGAGGAAGCGCGTGCCGCGCTGGATATCCTCGACAGCGCGGTATTCCGACTTGGCGACGAAGCCGCGCTGCAGCGCGGATTGGTGACAGTGGCCGCGATCCCGTCTGCCGCGATGCATCTGCTCTCTGATGCCATCGGCATATTTGCAGGCCGTCATCCGGGCGTACGCGTGCGGGTCATCGATGAAAGCGCAAACGTCGGGCTGGCCAGTGTGCTGTCGGGGGAATCGGATTTCGGCATCAACTTCATGGGCGCGCAGGAGCCGAATATCGAGTTCCGCACGATCCGCACCGAGCCCTACCGGCTGGTGCTGCAGCGCGACCATGCCTGGGCCCGTCGCCAGTCGGTGGCATGGCAGGAACTCGCCGGGCAGCGCATGGCCGGCGTATCGAAGCAAAGCGGCAATCGCGCCCTGATCGAACATGCCATCGCGCATCTCGAGCAGCGGCCGACCATTTACTATGAAGCCAACCATGTCGTGGGCGTGTTGGCGCTGGTCGAAGCGGGCCTCGGCATGGCGGTGCTGCCGGGCCTGGCGTTACCGCCCGATCATCCGCGGCTGCGCGCCATCCCGCTGGTCGAGCCTGCCGTGGACCGGATCCTGGCGCTGATTCGCCGCCGCGACAAGGCGCTGCAGCCCGCGGCCAAGGCGCTGTTTGAAATTCTTGCCGACGGCTCGCCGCCGGCCTGACCGGCGCCGTGTCCCGGCACAGGAATTTTTGCAAGGATTGCCTTGCAGGCCCTTGCAAAATCCGACGCGCCCTGTAGAATGCGGCGCTCACCTTGCCCAGGTGGCGGAATTGGTAGACGCACTAGGTTCAGGTCCTAGCGGTGGCAACACTGTGGAGGTTCGAGTCCTCTCCTGGGCACCAAGGTTTCAAAGCGAGAAGCCCGCACGAAAGTGCGGGCTTTTTGTTTTGGCGAGCGGATCCCGGCCAGCCATTCTCCTGTCCGCCCCCGACCCACCAAGCTTGCATCGCCTACAGTAAATCCCACAGGCGCCGTAGCGCCGCCGTCGGGAGACCTGCCGTGAGCAAACTGCAACAGCGTCGCCGTTTCCTGGGAGCCGCGCTGAGCGGCCTGGTCGCACCGGCCCTGCCCGCCTGCGGCGGCGATGACGATCCGGAGCCGACGCCCGCCCCCATCCCGGAAGCGCAGATCACCGCCGCCATCGCCCAGGTCGAAACGCTGGCCACCAACCTGATGGCCAGCTCGCGCGTGCCCGGCATGGCCATCGCAGTGGTGCGCGGCAACCAGGTCGTCTTCGCCAGGGGCTTTGGCCGCCGGCTGGTGACCGATCCCGCGCCGGTCGATGCCGATACCGTGTTCCAGCTGGCCTCCGTGTCGAAGTCCATCGGCGCCACGGTGGTGGCACGGCAGGTGGGGCGCGGCAGCATCGGCTGGGACACCCCGGTCATCCGGCACCTGCCATGGTTCGCGCTGGCCGATGCGGAAACGACTGAAGCCGTCACCGTCGGCGATCTCTATGCGCATCGTTCCGGCCTGCCCGACCACGCCGGCGACCGGCTCGAAGACATGGGCTACGATCGCCGCGAGGTGCTGACCCGCCTGCGCTTCCTGCCGCTGCATCCGTTGCGCGCGGTCTACGAGTACACCAACTTCGGCATGACCGCCGCGGCCGAGGCGGTGGCGAACGCCGCGGGCATCGACTGGGCCACGCTGTCCGAGCAGGCCATCTACCAGCCGCTGGGCATGACCCGCACCAGTTCGCGCTACGCGGACTTTGCCGCGCGCGACAACCGCGCGCTAGGCCACGTCAGGGTCAACGGCAGCTGGGTGCAGGGCATGGGCACCATGCCCGATGCGCAATCGCCCGCGGGTGGCGTCAGCGCCTCGGTCAACGACCTGGGGAAATGGCTGATCATGGTGCTGGCAAAAGGCGAGTTCGCCGGCCAGCGCGTCGTCGACGCCGCGGCGCTCGCCCCGGCGCTGTCCCAGCAGATGCAAAGCGGCCCGCCCGTGCAGGGCCGCCCCGCCAGCTACTACGGCTACGGCTTCAATATCGGCACGACCGAACTGGGCCTGACCAACTACAACCATTCCGGCGCCTTCGCGGTCGGCGCGGCCACCAGCTTCACCGCGGTGCCGTCGCTGAACCTGGCCATCGTCACACTGACCAATGGCTACCCCATTGGCATCCCGGAAACACTGAACGCGCAGTTCTTCGACCTGGTCCAGTACGGCGCTTTTCGCCGCGACTGGGGCGCGATCTTTGCCGATGCCTTCGCGCCCTTGCTGCTGCCCGAAGGCAGGCTGGTCGGCCAGTCGCCGCCGGCAAGCCCATTGCCCGCGCGCGCGTTGTCCACCTATGCCGGCACCTATCGCAACGACTACTACGGCCCGCTGCAGGTCGCCGAACAGGGCGGCGCGCTGGTAATGACGCTGGGCGCGAGGCCGCTGGTCCTGCCGCTGACACACTGGGACGGAGATGTCTTTACATTCACGCTCCATAACGAGAACGCCAACCCCGGCACGATCTCGCAGGCGGTATTTGCCAGCGACCGGGTATGGCTGGAGTACTACGACCATGAAGGGCTGGGCGTCTTTGTCCGCTGAGCCGTGCCGGCGCGCTGGGCAAGGGGAATGCCCGGCGCGGCCGCGTCAGGCCGCCTGCACGGCGGCGCCGCGCATCGCGGCACCGCTCTCGCCATTGCCCCCGCCCTCCCCTTCGATCCGCAGCCGCGGCAGATGCTGCGGATATTCGCGCTGCATGAAGTCGATCAGCCCTTCCCGCACGACGCAGCGCAGGTCCCACGCCAGCCCGGACGAGGCCGCGGTGCACAGCACGCGTAGCTGCATGGTGCGCTCCGTGGCGTCGGTCACCACCAGGTTGAAGAAGCGCCGGTCCCACTCCGGCGCCGCGTGGACGATGCGCTCCAGCTCCTTGCGCAACGGTGCCAGCGGCATGCCGTAGTCCACGTGGAAGAACACCGATCCCATCAGTTCTGAACTGCTGCGGGTCCAGTTCTGGAATGGCTTCTCGATGAAATACTGCAGCGGGATGATGAGGCGGCGATCGTCCCAGATCCGCAGCACGACGTAGGTGCCGGTGATCTCCTCCACGCGCCCCCACTCGCCTTCGACGATCAGCACATCGTCGAGCCGGATTGGCTGGGTCAGCGCCAGTTGCAGGCCGGCGATCAGGTTGCTGAACACCGGCTTGGCGGCAAAGCCCGCGATCAGGCCAACCACGCCTGCCGAGGCCAGCAGGCTGGCGCCGACCTGCCGCGCACCCGGAAAGGTCATCAGCAGCATCGCCGCGCCCATCACGATCACCAGGGACATGGCAATGCGCGACAGCACCCGCGTCTGCGTATGGATGCGCCGCGCGCCCATGTTGTCCGCCACGTCGACCGGGTGCCGTTCCAGCACGCCTTGCGCAAAGCCCGCGATGATGCGCGCCGCCAGCCAGGTGGTGGCAACGATCATCAGCAGCCCGTTGAGATGCCGCACATTGCCGATCCAGCGCAGGTCGTCCGGCGCCGCCTGCCACACCGTCTGCAATGCCAGCAGCGGCAGCACCGCCTTGGCCGGTGCGCGCGCCTTGATGACGATGGCATGCAGCACCGGCGCGGCGCGGGTAATGCGCAACAGCAGCAGGCCGCCAAGGCGATGCGCGATCAGCGCGACGATGACGGCGACCAGCGCCGCGGTCCATGTGCCAAACCAGGGATGATCGAGGAGGAGTTCAAGGTTCATGCGTCGTCCTGTGTCATTGCGGGTTGCACGGCCATGGAGCTAACGACACGGGGCGCCGGCAGAAGTTCGGCCCCGGCCGCCGGCACCGTTGCTGGCGCCAGCCATTTCGGCCACGCGTGCCGGGGCAACCACGCACTGCGCGCGGGCTATTCCGCCTGCACCTGGTTATCGTCCGCCCGCCATTGCCGGCGCTGCCGCCGCCAGCGGTTCATCGCGGCGAGGCCGAGCCGCCAGAACCGGCGCGGGTGCGCGTGCGCGTGCGGGTGCGGATGGGGATCGACCAGCAGGCTCAGGGCGCGCGCATAGTCGCGCACCAGCCCCGGCGTCCACGCCATGGTCTTGCCGCGCTTGCGGATCTGCGCGGCAAGCCATAGCTCGGGCATGCACAGCGTCTGCAGCAGCAGCGTCCACGACTGCCGCTGGCCGCGTATGCCGAGCCTTCCGCGCCTGCGCATCAGCGCGCCTTCCACGGCGGCTTCCAACGCACGCGCCACGCTGACGGCGCAATTGCGATAGGTCAGGTTGTAGGTGGTATCGGCACGCCAGGCATGCCAGAAGCGCTGCAGGCGTGCCGCGTCGTAGTTGCGCAGGTGCACGCGCACGGTGGAGTCGCCGCGGCGCGACGCCTCGGTGGCATAGTCGGGCTCGAACACGCCCGGCACATCGTTGTCGGCGGATGCGCGCAGCGCCTGCGTCACGCTTTCCGGCGTGCGGCTGAGCGGCTCGGCCGGATCGAAGCTGATGTAGACCCCTTCGGGCGCCTCGAGCGCCGTATGGCCGGTCCAGATCGCACCGTTGGCGTCAACGGCGGCGATGTAGCGGTCGAATACCGGGCGGCGCCGCAGCGGCTGCTGCACGGAACCGGATGGCGTCCAGACATGCACGGTCAGTCCGGGCGCGCCTTCGTCGGGCAGGTGTGCCGCGTGCTCGGCCGGCGCGAACAACAGCGTCTTGGTGACCCTTCTGGCCGGGGCATGCGATGCGTCCGTCCAGTGGGAACCGCCGTGGCTCGCGGCGTCGCCCCGGCGCCGGCGCGGCCCGTGCATCAGGCTTTCGATCGTGGCGGTCTCCGGCACGCGGATGGCGCGGTAGGCAAGCATGACCATGCTCCAGCCGCCGAACAACAGCCATAGCGACAGCGCATAGGGCACGGTGCCCTGGTAGTTGGTGGGATACGGCTGGTAGAAGAAGATCGCGATCAGCACTTCCAGCATGCCCGTGCCGACAGCCCAGCGCCAGCGCGGAAAGCGAACGACCGATGCCGACACGCATTGCAGCAACCCGTCGGCCAGGAACAGCGTGCCAAAGATCATCGACAGCCAGAAGTGCCCGTGATGATGCCCGGCCAGCACCAGGGACGCTGCCAGCACCAGCGCCAGGCCCTTGAACAGGCGCATCGTCTTCAGGCCGCCGGCGCCCACCAGGGCAACGACCAGCGTGCCGAGGCCGCCCGCCAGCAACAGGCCGGCGAACCATTCCAGCGGGAAGAAGCGCGCACTGTCCAGTCCGTCGACGAACAGCACGACCCCTGCCAGCAGGAACCCGATGCCGAGCCAGAACATGCCGCGCGCGCGCTGGCGCAGGTAGTCAAACCCCAACAGGATCAGGACAAGGCGGATCATCGTTTCGCAGCGAGATCGTGGATCGTCTTGGCGGATTCTAGCCACAACATGCGGTCAGCGCGAAATTATGGCGTGGTCGGCACATCGACGCTCCATGCGGTTGACGGCCCGGAAACCGGGCCTTCGCGGTGGTAAGCTACCAGACCCCATCCCCCTCGCCAATCCGCAGCGTCCCCGTCCCATGCGCCTGACCAAGGTCTCCGCCATCTCCTTCGATCTCGACGACACCCTGTGGCCGTTCGGCCCCGCCGTGGCCCGCGCCGAGGCAACGCTGCTGGCCTGGCTGCTGCAGCACGCGCCGAAGACGGCGGGAGTGCTGACCTCACCCGAGGTGCTGCGCGAGTTGCGCGCCAGCTATGAAGGCGAGAACCCGCATCTCGCGCATGACTACCGGGCCCTGCGCCTCGGCTCGATCCTGCTGGCGCTGGACATGGCCGGCGAGGACGCCAGCCTGGCCGAAGACGCGTACGACGCCTTCTTTGCCGCGCGGCAGCAGGTCGAATTCTTCGAGGACGCGCTGCCCGCGCTGGAATGGCTCAGCGAACGCTTCCCGCTGGTGGCCGTGTCCAACGGCAACGCCGACCTGAAGGTCACCGGCGGCCATCACTTCTTCCGTGCGGCGCTCAGCGCCGGGACGTTCGGCACGGCCAAGCCGGCGGCGGCGATCTTCCACGCGGCGGCGGCGGCAGTCGATACGCCGCCGGAACTGATGCTGCATGTCGGCGACGATCCCGACCTCGACGTCGTCGGCGCACTCGGCGCGGGACTGCAGGCCGCGTGGCTGGTGCGCCCGGACGGCCCGCACACCGCGCAATGGCAACGCAGCGGCGCGCACCCGCACCTGATCCTCAGTGACCTGCAATCGCTCTGCCGCGCGCTGGCTGGCTAATCGCGCCGCGCGCCAACGCGACCATACGCCCCGCCCGACGGCGATATCGGGCCAACGCATACCTAATATGCGAAAATGTCGTTTCGCGACCAGGGCCGAAGCCCTGCGCTTGCCTCGCCACCGCACGATCCAGACGTTCCCCGCCATCCGCTCCGGGCCGTTCCAGTGCCCGACACCGCCGCAATCCGCCAGGTTCACAGGCAGCAAGCCAGGGTCCGCCCCGCAAGATTTCGATCGAGGAGAAACAAGATGTTGAAGGCCCTCTTTGCCGCACTGCTGGTGGCATGCGGACTGACGAGCGCGCTCGCGCAAACCCCCGCCAGCTTTCCGACCAAGCCGATCCGGCTGGTAATTCCGTTCCCGCCCGGCGGCGGCACCGACATCCTGGCCCGGCTGGTGGCAACCCAGGTCAGCCAGGCCACCAAGTGGAATTTCGTGCCGGACAACAAGCCGGGCGCCGGCGGCACGCTGGGCATCGCCGAAGCGGTCCGGGCAGCGCCGACCGGCTACGAGCTGGTGATGGGCCAGAAGGACAACCTGGTGGTCGCGCCGTGGCTGTACAAGTCGGTCAACTATGTGCCGAACCGCGACCTGATCGCCATCAGCCATGTCGCCTACACCCCGATCGTGATCGTCACGTCGGCCAATTCGCGCTTCAAGACGCTGGCCGACGTGGTCACCGCCGCGCGCGGTGCGCCGGGCGCGGTGAAGTACGGCTCGCCGGGCAATGGCACGACCATCCACCTGGCCGCCGAGATCTTCAGCCATGCGGCGGGGATCAAGCTGCTGCACGTGCCCTACAAGGGCTCCAACGCGGCGATGATGGACGCGCTGGCCGGCAACGTGGACCTGATGGTGGCATCGGTGCCGTCGGCGCTGGCGCAGGTCAAGGCGGGCAAGCTGCGCGCGCTGGCCGTGACCTCGGCCACGCGCAGCACGTCGCTGCCTGACGTGCCCACCGTCGCGGAAAGCGGCTACAAGCAGGTGGACGTCAGCACCTGGTACGGCCTGTTCGCCCCGGCCAAGACGCCGCCCGAGGTGGTCAACCGCATCCATGCCGAAGTGAACAAAGTCCTCGCCACGCCGGCGATGATCCACGCGATCCAGGAGCAAGGCGCGGAAGCCAGGCTGATGACGACCAAGGAGTTCTCCGACCTGGTGCAGTCTGACTACAAGAAATGGAAGGACATCGTCGAGCGTTCGGGGGCGAAGCTGGAGTAAGCCCGGCGCTCCGCCACCGTTTTCGTTATCAGGGAATGCCCGCCGTTAATCACGGCGGGCATTTTTTTGGTCCATCGCCGAATTCGAAGGATTCGCCTGGGAACCCCGGAAGCGGGGAAGATCCTGAGGACGCAACGGC comes from the Cupriavidus sp. P-10 genome and includes:
- a CDS encoding Bug family tripartite tricarboxylate transporter substrate binding protein, coding for MLKALFAALLVACGLTSALAQTPASFPTKPIRLVIPFPPGGGTDILARLVATQVSQATKWNFVPDNKPGAGGTLGIAEAVRAAPTGYELVMGQKDNLVVAPWLYKSVNYVPNRDLIAISHVAYTPIVIVTSANSRFKTLADVVTAARGAPGAVKYGSPGNGTTIHLAAEIFSHAAGIKLLHVPYKGSNAAMMDALAGNVDLMVASVPSALAQVKAGKLRALAVTSATRSTSLPDVPTVAESGYKQVDVSTWYGLFAPAKTPPEVVNRIHAEVNKVLATPAMIHAIQEQGAEARLMTTKEFSDLVQSDYKKWKDIVERSGAKLE